Genomic segment of Malania oleifera isolate guangnan ecotype guangnan chromosome 7, ASM2987363v1, whole genome shotgun sequence:
AATTCAGCGTCGCgtttccctctttctctctcctacggttctccttccaactttcttcgattttggcctcgtcagtcgccggatcgaggatttgaggccaccacaacactcctggcggagttctcttcacgTCTGttggggcggatcgtcggtgggattgagtcgaatttctccccagaattagggtaaggccttttattcaatttttgaccttatggcagttgtaggaaatgatgtaggccaagaaatattgatattctgttctgacaaatgtgatttttagggtgtggaataggaagccctgcgggtgtaagatCAGTATACGATAGGGACTTTTCgacagtttggtaagggaaacatgttatgttaggaaaacctagtatgatttcagtatgaagtttatgtttttaccagattattatttagagcagaaatttatgcaatttattattgaggttaaagtgttttaaattattgtgtgtcatgagagtatgaatacagtatagaaacatgtttatagattatttttaggaatatgttttacagaatatacagacagtgaaatgcgtttacaatatctttcagaataccatgattttacagttttacagcaccataacaggtagatttacagttatctcagaaaaatacagttgatatagttacagattattacagcatcatggtttatatagttattacagaatcatggtaaaacagttaattgtatatagaaacgtattatatagtttcagaccctgatggatcagacagcagagcacggtaccgtagctacagatatacagatattcagttcaaagtgcaaccacttaactcagatagtaagtggtatgaggtcgatcgtgcctagttgtggataggctccccatcagatatgggttgaggagggccgatttgaccgaggagtagagtggtttaccctggtaaGCCAACCAGGatagatctagcctttgggccgcacaaccccgtcatgaggggttaaatcatgacatacaaccatccaaggaaatattctcagatattatggtattatcagattttccaaaatagtagtattattatgaaaagtaatttcatacaattttacgtgttaaattatgtagttaaaggttttataatatgttatgtagtatcagcattttcagttttagttatttgtactacttttaactcggattaatttttacaaatccacatctcagtagccacacactagtgatagcatgtttcatcttactgagcttTGACTCATTccaatgttgaattatttttcaggtgagctagttgggcgagcggagcagactcgcagatagaggagctgttagtctgtcctttttgagggtgagtgtttttggggtacaattttgttagccctggtattagtaggagtagttcttgagagtatagtgaaatatgtaatatttgtggaatattagacactttggtattgtatatatataaggttatattttatgttatttgctttccgctgtgtaggaatttgttttaatttaaaacagtagagaatttatttaaattttataggGAGGTTGTTACAAATGGTCTTATCTACTCAACTAACTAGAGCTAGTGTGCTACTAACTATTGAATTTCAACGTCGTTTTATTAGTAGCTATGAGgtataggaaaaaaaaatacatatagaTGAATTAATTTAGAAACTAGTACATATAAATGGTATAGCACAGGAAAACACCTTATCCTATGTGGAAAAGTATAATagattaataatatatttttacttaGGCGGGAAAATTTgcttttaaaatacaaaaaaaaaaaagatcttctACTTAAAAACAATGAGACATTAGGATGATTGCTTATTCTGATGGCATTACACACCcaatttgttatttattttcgTAATTTATCAAGTTCTAAAATAcatgtttaaaaaaaatcaatgaaATTTTACAAGGGAAAATTTATGCATTCAACCGTGATTAGAAATTGCTCAACTGGAGTAAGATGGAGAAAAATGAAAAGCAACATACATTATGATTGAGACTCATTGAGGACTTGAAGAGTTAATGTGGATTGGAAAATTGGAAAGAATATAGCAAATCCATTAGGAGCTATTGGACTCTTCCAAATTAGTCATATATTTTATCATTCATGAAAGCAGAAGAAGATTGGTTTTGAGAAAATCCATAACTTGATGATAATGGACTGATACCATATAAGTCACTTGAAACTTATGTTCTATATTGCTAGAGAACCTGATCTTTGTCCCTTGGGGACATTCTAAAAGTTCTGAACTTTTGTATTGGAGGTTTTAGGTTTATATTTTGGGAGGGATAGAAGATAATGTGGATTGGAAAATTGGAAAGAATATAGAAAATCCATTTGGAGCTATTGGACTCTTCCAAATTAGTCCTATATTTTATCATTcatgaaagaagaagaagaagaagaagattggtTTTGAGAGAATCCAACTTGATGATAATGGACTGATACCATATAAGTCACTTGAAACTTATGTTCTATATTGCTAGAGAACCTGATCTTTGTCCCTTGGGGACGTTCTAAAAGTTCTGAACTTTTGTATTGAAGATTTTAGGTTTATATTTTGGGAGGGATAGAAGATAACTGTTCCTAAGTGTCGTGGGTTTAAATCTTGCAATAGAAAACATAAAGATGGATTTCAAGATGGAGGAGAAGAAGATGGAAGATAACTATTGGAGGTTTTAGGTTTATATTTTGGGAAGGATAGAAGATAACTATTCATAAGTGTTTTGGGTTCAAGTCTTCCAATACAAAACATGAAGATGGATTTCTAAATGGATTTGGGGCACATCTTGTGTGATAGAAAGCATGCCCAATATGGACTATTTCAAAATGAAGAGCTCATGGTGAAGTGAGAAAAACAAAGCATACAAGTGAAATGCAGTGACCCCTAAGGACAAAATTAATCAAATGCATGCAGATATGGATTAGATTTTTCATAACATCATTATCACATAGAAAGAAAAGTCCTCCTTTAAACATCAAGTATCACAATTCCCACCAACAAAAACTTTAGGTGAGCCTCCATTATTTCAGTATCATAACCGTGATATTTTCCAAGTTGTAACAAGAAGCAGAAACCAAAAGGAGGCAAACCAAGGGTTTGAATCCCACCCCACCCCCCGCCCCCCCTTTTTTCACCACCAAAATTGCATTAAAAGAACAAATCACGCATCAAGTGTCTACCATGCATGTTCAATTCTTCTCTTCTGGTTCACGGGCTAAATGGTTCTCTGGCAGTGCCTTCAAAGCTAGCCTTGTCTTTGCTGCCTTATTGACATTTACATCTTCAGTTCTGTGGCTTACAGTAATCTGCAATTTTTCTTTGAACATCTTTCTCAGCTGCCTCAGGCTTGTGTCATTCAGTGCCTTCAGCATTGCATCTTCTGCCATGTCCTCGAtattcttctttttctcctttttaagCTCTACGTTCTTCCTTCCACTCTTGCCAATATTCTCCTTGTTGCCATCCAAAACATGGATCATCTTTTGAGGTGCCTTGCTATCCAAAACATGGATCATCTTTTGAGGTGCCTTGCTCGAAGATTTCCTGCCACTATTGTCAATGTTCTCCTTGTTGACATCCAAAACATTGTTCATCTTGTTGCCATCCAAAACATGGATCATCTTTTGAGGTGCCTTGCTTGAAGATTTCCTGCCACTATTGTCGATGTTCTCCTTGTTGACATCCAAAACATCGTTCATCCTTCGAATTGGTGTCTTGCTTGAAGATTTCCTCCCACTATTGTCAATGTTCTCCTTATTGTCATCCAAAACATGGAAACTCCTTTGAACTGAAACTGGGGTCTTGCTAACTGATTTCCTCAGCGTCAAATGGGATGCCAAAGTCGAGAATGGGGTGTCAGCCATGATTACCCCACTGGGAGTTTGATTTCTGGTATCAAGCATTGGATGATTCTCAGTTCCTATCTCTGAAACCTGGCACAAATTTGATGATAGAGACTGATCGTGAAATAAAGTTTTACCCATGAGTTCACCTTCAGAAAGTTTCTGACAATTAGGACTCACTTGCTCTTGTGCATTTGGCAACTCCTCCGACAACGGATGGCATTCATTGGCTGTCATGGCATGTTCTTCTGCCACAAAATGAACACCGGTCCATTCTTCAGAATTGCCATTCTCTACCTCAGGCAGCGGGTGTTCTCCATGGCGGGGAGCCATGAGATTGTTGAATTCAATGACTTGTCTGGAAAAATCGACTGCAAATTGTGTTTCTGACTCATCGTTCATCGAATTTTCAGAGTTTGATCCATTGTCAACTGCCAGTTGACCATCCGCAAATACCTCAGTGGCAGTAAACAACCCAATGAGAGGTTCATATGAATCTTCTTCATAATTCTCAGAGTCGTTGATGTCTAGAATTCCATCTTCTTTTCCGCTGTCCACTTGCTCCAAACGAGACACCAGGCCTTCCCAAGTATCTGGAGAAAAACTTGAATCCTTTTGAGTTATTTGTGCATCATCActataattttcttgaaattcAGATGGATTTTCATCTGATGCGTTGCCATTGGAGGCAGTAATAGGCTCCCAGACAAGTTCATTCATttcttctttaaaattttcaCCTCCAGCAACGTCTAGAATTCCATCTTTTCCATTTTCCGGTTTCTCTTTGCAAGACACCTGCTCAGTATCATCTGATGGATCATCATATGGTGAAGCCGTAAAATCCTTTTTGTCTGCTTCTGCATCATTATAGTTGTAGTTCCCTTCAATAGCGTTGTCAATTTCGAGATAGCAACCTTCTGGAACATTCATGTCAGTGCCTTCACTAACCATATTTTGACATAGGATTTCTGGATTCTGGTCCTGATCAATGAAGGCTGTCAAATTTGATGAACTGAGGATATCTCCTGTAACGATATCCTGATTGGCATCTAATTCTTTCTTGTTATCAGATATTAGGAACCCATCTGAATCCTCAGTGTCAGGCATGGTAGCAGAGACTTCACTATGGCCTACAAACCAGAGAATATTAGAACATGAAACTATGGATCTATGAGTATGAACACCAAATGAATCAATCTACGTACACAGTTAATGAAAAGAGAAAGTTGTAAACATGAGACTTACCAATCTCATCTGAGGTTTGAACTGCTTCACCATCTACTGCCTTCTCCGAGTCTACACCTGGAATGACAAGGCATTCTTCAGGTCTATTGCACGCTTCAGATTTTGTGTGCAGCTCAGCTCCTGCATATTTATTGTAAAAGAAAAAGTTAATAGGTTGTATAGAAGATCAAATGAATGGGTCCAAAATTGGAACGATATACTATAAAAACTTACCCTTATTCTCATATTGAGCTTCATCATCTATTACATCTTCCACTTTTTCCTTCAGAACATTGACCCCGTTATAATTACCCTTCTCATTCTCTTGAGCTTCCTCTTTGCAATCTCTTTCAATCTCTGCTAATGCACTGAGTTTTAGATTTGAAATAATTTCAGAATCATCAATCCTCTCTGACCCCTCTTCTGACGATGTCTTCAAATCAGTAACTGTACCATGATTCATGTCAGAATCACCCAACTAATAGCATATTATAAAAACACAAGTAGAAACACGGAGATGTTCATTTGTGCAATTATGCAAACACATACCAGACACGCTCTTCACATCTGTTTCTTCTTCGGATAACTCTGTGATCTTTATgacatctatttttcccttttccttcgGACTCAACCCGGCCATCTTCTCCAACAGCCTTGTAGATCGCCGCGTGCTATGCACTCGCTGCACAAAATTCTCCTCCTTCACACTGGTCTCTGCTTTCCGCCGAGTTGAAGCCCCTCTTCTCCGGGTACTTGAAGCAGTTGGGGTCTCCGGCACCTCCTTCTCTTCCCCTGCTTCTCTGCCTCCCCTGCTGGTTTTGTAACGAGTGCGAGTCATTGGCTGCTCACTTTCCGGATCTCCTTTCACAGGCTTTCTTCTGGTTGATGTTCGGGGAGGCTCCGGTGATCCAAATCCCATCTTCTCTTGAACTTCCAGGCCCTTCTCCGAGTCGGGTCTTGTGAAATCTTCTAGTCCTTCAACCTGGAACACCGTGATTTCAATGAAATTAAATCAAGATacataaaaagaaaggaaaaatacatgatttttcaaatgtgaacgggTGATTACGATTTGCAGAGCTTTGAGGGCATCGGCCATGGCGACATTGGTCATGTTGGCTGCGATCTTGTTCTTCTTGCAGAGGGCTTGGAGCTCTCTCCTGCTGAGGCTATGAAAATCCATTGCTATGAAGGGAGATCTTGTTGTCTGATGGAGGAAGGATGTTGGTGTTAAGAGGACGATTGGAGCGGCCGTAAAGAGATAATACGAAGATATGTCATTCGGACAAGGATGCGACGATGAATGAAATTTATACAGGATATCAGAAGAGACGTTAAGGAAACCCTAATGAAATGTGACCGTTGGAGCGGGTGCTTtcagatttgaatttgaattttgtggAAAGTAGCAAGATTTACAGCATTGTCTTTCTTTGGaaattttttagtttaaaaaCTTCTGCCCTTTCATGGAAATTACAATTAAGTCCTTCAATAGGCTGACTTGTTTTTGGGGGGCAATAATGCAAAGttatttttaagaattttatttttaaaaaaatgagatgtaCATTAATTAGGGGGCCAAGATATTATTAATTATAGTTTTGAATTATTCTAACTATGTACTTGAAGTTATAATCGCTTCATGAATAATATTTCTTgagattttcttttaaattctatTCTCCTAAAAAATAGTAGCAATAAATGTGTAATTTCAATTAACAATGTTTTATAGATGTAAAGGAAATTCATAATATGTTTACATATAATTAGgataatataaataattacaaaaaattaggaagcataatttgtaaatatactaattaaaaatataaggacTAAATTAGATTTTACTTAATAGTATAATACTAAATTATggttttattattttgaaatatataggACATTTATTGTAATGACATTTTTAAGAagtatattttttgaaattttgtcttgtaaaaatatttcttatttgatcAACTTTATATGGTTCTCATTGATATACACAAATGTATGGTTAGTAAAACACGAGAATTATATCGCATTTTTGTAGAATTATTTGACCTGTATAAAaatggtctttttttttttttttataatatatgaagatatttattttcacatttaatatggtattttagtattatgtattataatattttaataaatgatATTATAGTTCATCATATTACAATCACGTTGTTATTATTGCTAGTAAATATGTTGCGTGCCGTGAATGTGATATATGTGAACACTATTgtgtaaatatttttataattttttataaattaaatttattgaaaaataaattcataataaattttcataatttagttTACAAATATTAAGTATAAATATTCAAAATACAAACATCGATATTAGATACTATTATAAATGACgccaaataaatatatataggAAAATGAATGATACAAATattctaattaaaattatgagaaatatttaattttaatactTGCATAACATTTTGGATAAAAGGTTAATAGGttgtttttttttcattattttaatttcataaaaatcttAATATGTGACTTCTTTGCATGAAAATATTAATGACTTTATTACAATTTCTAAATTGTGATTTGCTACCTCAAATCttaattattcttattttttgtttACTTAATGATCAATTAacgagtttttaaaattttaaatattttaatttttttgaagggTACTTCTAGGTTtatagtttaatttttaaaaattatatttttagaaattatattttttatatatcaaAATGATGTTAGACACTTCACattaataaatgaattaattaagaAGACAATAAATAAAGTACTAATATTTTGAAACAGtcataaataaaattattgtACCTTATAATCCTCATAAagatttataatttaatttttgatactCACAAAtagtaatttaattaaaatttttgtaaTAGCTAAGAATAATTGAgttaataattttcataaatgcTAGTAGCTATTGAATTACCTTAtagataataaatataataattaatttttaaaattcttgttATAAATTAACTAATTACTATTAAAAACCTccttataattttataatttttaattttttaattggtaATAATATTTGAGGTAATATTTTTTATGATTGCCATTAATAATCAAATTactaaattacttaataaaatttttaatgaaTTCTAATGATTTAtgttatgtaaaaataaataaatatattaattattgaAAAAATTTGTCAACATAATCCTCAAGCAAATATTAttaatgtcatttcataactATTTTAAATATTCATAGAACCTACATTTAATTTTATACTtaatattaaattatgttttatgtttaaaatacaaaaaaaattaaatttacacaTAGCACAGGGTTTCATTGAAAaagttaataaaataaaaataaaaatttaagtcaaattaatcaaaacataaaaaaaatcaaacaaatgaatattaaatgaaattaaataacctaaaaataaattaaataataaaacatgtGATGCAATAATAATAGCATCCTTGTCGAGAAGTAGAATAAAATGGCTTACAAAACTGAAGTTACAATAAATTAATGACTTCTTTGGCAGTAATATCAATTATGCTCCATCATATATATATGCTGCGTAGTGGCTTAGCGTCAAATAATAAAATGCTTTCatattcaatattttttcaatctTTTTGCTCAAAAAGCATCAACAATACTTCGCATTTCCTTCAGTTTATTACAAGGTATTGCAACAATTCCGATTCCACTCCTCTGCAATATAATTCCACGAGTAAAAATACTTATAGtcatataataattttataaaaggTTGTCAATTAAATTAACAAAAATCAAATGTAAtattatagaaaaaataaaaaatatatattttaactaGTTTCTATCAACAATGACTAAAAATGGGGAGAGGGGATTATGGTTTTATGATCAAAACCCAAAAGCTATTATTCAAAATCTCTATTTCAGGCATTGAAGCACAAATAAATTATGAAGGTCAGAAAGAAGATTATGAttgaatttataattaaaatataaaaaataaatttaaaaaaaaaaagagaaaaccaATATGTTGAAACTGTGGAAACTCCTCTTTGGGGAGTTTAATTCATGACAATTACACCAAGATAACCAAAAAATCATGGAAAGGAAAAAATAAAGAAGGAGAAAATTATTGAGCTGTGCATAGTATGTAGAGACGACAACACCATTTCCAGCAGTTTACGTTGAAATGGAGACCTGCAGTAAATGGAGACCAACAGCCTTCCACCAACCTTGCCCACCATGGCCGACATTAAGCCACTAACCTTTGATTTTACCCCCTATCTCAGGCTATATAAATGTGATGGGTGCTGTGTTGTATTTGTGGGTGGAAGTGTGTGCAGAATGTGTAGAGCTATGTGTGGAGAGTAGAGAgttgtggtgtgtgtgtgtgagagagagagagagagagagagagagagagagagagagagagagagagagagagagtcgggTTGAGCAATGTGGCTCCTTCTCCTTGTATTATTCTCTCGGTTACCATCACATTCCTCTCATTGAGATGAAGCCAACGGTGGTAACCGGGGCTCAAACAGAGCTCAGACGACAACGCACGTGCCTGCATGCGCCACCGACAGTCGGACGACACTGCCACGCGCCCCCACACGCCAACACATGCCCCCGAAGTTCGGTGAGTACACGCACGCGTCCGCACGCACTGACGAATCCCTGTGAGCTGAAGGAAGAAGACGACGTGACGTTAGTGCCATGTCACCTGTCCACGTCAGTGTTGAGTTAGAGCCCCATCAGTATCCACGTTAGGTCTGTTAGTGCCATGTTAGCCTCGGGTCCATGGTCACGTTTGTGCTGATTTAGCAAGCCACGCTAGTAGGGACCCATGCCACATCAATAGTTGGTCCACAGTGGGCCCCATAGGACATGTAAGTAGATGGCCCCCACAGTGCCGTGTTAGCAAACGACGTTAGTAATGGCATCAGTGACTGTTAACAACGTCAGGTATATTCTGTTAATGGAGGGAATATTCCATTAAAGTTGATCGAAGTTTGACCAAGTTTGACTAGGCTTTTCAAAGCCATTTTAGGTCCGTTTTTcaaacgacttgaaccatttctaaggtttttggcCATTTTGGATCCAAATGTGCTGTCAGTTTGAGCTAATTGTATCACTAGATTAGTGAATTAAGATGTCAAATAAAAAGAGCTCACAGATCGAGATGTTTGACTACACCAACTTCAGTTTATGAAAAATGTAGATtgaggactacttgtttggtaaggagttgcattTACCATTAAAGGAGAAGTCATAATCCATGAAAGAAAGTGAGTGGGAGTTACTTGACTGAAAAGCTCTCAGAGCTATCAGAAAAACATTGGCAAAGTTTGTTGCCTTCAATATtaagcacttgacaaccaccaagtcccttatggatgcgctatcCAATATGTACGAGCAACCATCAGTCACGAATAAAGTACACTTGATGAAAAGATTGTTTACCATGAatatgtctgcaggtgaaagttttaacAAATACCTGAATAATTTCAACTCGCATTTAGATCAACTCGCCTCCGTTAGAATTACATTTGACAGTGAGATCCAtgccctactgattcttagtcaggTGCCTGAgggttggaaaggtattgttattGTGATCAGTAGCTTCACAGGAAAATCAAAGATGAAGTATGACAAGgtcatcaacatgattttgacgaaAGAGATCATAATGCAGTTGaacaatgcctccacttcaagttTAGCCTTGAATGTGGAAAGCCAAGGAAAAGGAAGTGggcatggatgatcaaacaatCACAAAAAATCTAGGACCTGGCCATCTAGATCTAGAAATCCCAGAGGTTTCCAGAGCACAAAGAACGTTGAGTGCTGGAATTGTGGAAAGGCTAGACATTTCAGCAACTAGTGCAAAGGTTCGAGAAAGGAATCTAAGGTGACGACGGAAACAAATATCGCCTCCTTCTCAGGATAAAAAGATGCACTAATATGTTCTTTGGATAGCAAACatgagtcttgggtcttagactccagAGCCTCATTTCATGTCACTTGTAGCAGAGAtagcctagaggagtacacactagGTAATTTTGGCAAGGTGTACCTTGGCAGCGATCATTCTTGCG
This window contains:
- the LOC131160594 gene encoding uncharacterized protein LOC131160594, encoding MDFHSLSRRELQALCKKNKIAANMTNVAMADALKALQIVEGLEDFTRPDSEKGLEVQEKMGFGSPEPPRTSTRRKPVKGDPESEQPMTRTRYKTSRGGREAGEEKEVPETPTASSTRRRGASTRRKAETSVKEENFVQRVHSTRRSTRLLEKMAGLSPKEKGKIDVIKITELSEEETDVKSVSVTDLKTSSEEGSERIDDSEIISNLKLSALAEIERDCKEEAQENEKGNYNGVNVLKEKVEDVIDDEAQYENKGAELHTKSEACNRPEECLVIPGVDSEKAVDGEAVQTSDEIGHSEVSATMPDTEDSDGFLISDNKKELDANQDIVTGDILSSSNLTAFIDQDQNPEILCQNMVSEGTDMNVPEGCYLEIDNAIEGNYNYNDAEADKKDFTASPYDDPSDDTEQVSCKEKPENGKDGILDVAGGENFKEEMNELVWEPITASNGNASDENPSEFQENYSDDAQITQKDSSFSPDTWEGLVSRLEQVDSGKEDGILDINDSENYEEDSYEPLIGLFTATEVFADGQLAVDNGSNSENSMNDESETQFAVDFSRQVIEFNNLMAPRHGEHPLPEVENGNSEEWTGVHFVAEEHAMTANECHPLSEELPNAQEQVSPNCQKLSEGELMGKTLFHDQSLSSNLCQVSEIGTENHPMLDTRNQTPSGVIMADTPFSTLASHLTLRKSVSKTPVSVQRSFHVLDDNKENIDNSGRKSSSKTPIRRMNDVLDVNKENIDNSGRKSSSKAPQKMIHVLDGNKMNNVLDVNKENIDNSGRKSSSKAPQKMIHVLDSKAPQKMIHVLDGNKENIGKSGRKNVELKKEKKKNIEDMAEDAMLKALNDTSLRQLRKMFKEKLQITVSHRTEDVNVNKAAKTRLALKALPENHLAREPEEKN